One region of Vanessa cardui chromosome 20, ilVanCard2.1, whole genome shotgun sequence genomic DNA includes:
- the LOC124538396 gene encoding b(0,+)-type amino acid transporter 1-like isoform X1 gives MVKSWTICELQKDMASKEMEALEKSEKIKDNEASDMTGSNVKLQRELGLFSAVNLILGVMIGSGIFVSPATALEHSGSVALCLIVWTVSGIISLLGALSFAELGTVLGKSGAEYSYFQEAFGKTHKYWGPLPSFICAWIYVVILRPAEVAIIVMTFAEYAFQPFTTDLQSDYKATAIKLGSLAALFVMTYINITSVKLFVKVQNIFGVCKVFACLIVIGGGLYEIIKGNTENLNKGFEGSTTSPGGIALALYSGLWAYDGWNSVTVVTEEIINPGVNVPLSISIAVPLITGLYVFMNVAYMSVLSYAEMVSVPAVAVAFGTRVLGPASFLIPLGVAIATFGCAMSVQFGVTRVCYTAARGGHMLEVFSYVNMKRLTPAPAVAFQAILTSIFIMVGNIKTLIDFASWFLWFFYGLAMVALLVLRKTQADKPRPYRVPTIVPCFVLVVAIFLSVLPIVHDPSIKYLMAIGFIFIGVIVYTMFVYYKKTPTTLLRKFTFLTQMLFESVPPSNHED, from the exons atggttaagTCTTGGACTATCTGTGAG CTACAAAAAGATATGGCCAGTAAAGAAATGGAGGCCTTAGAAAAAAGCGAAAAGATCAAAGACAATGAAGCGTCTGATATGACCGGAAGTAACGTCAAATTACAGCGGGAACTTGGGTTATTTTCTGCGGTTAACTTAATTCTTGGAGTTATGATCGGATCTGGTATATTTGTATCACCAGCAACAGCTTTAGAGCATTCGGGTTCCGTTGCTTTATGTCTGATAGTATGGACTGTTTCTggaattatatctttattag GAGCATTATCATTTGCGGAATTAGGCACAGTTCTTGGAAAATCCGGAGcagaatattcatattttcaagAAGCATTTGGAAAAACTCATAAATATTGGGGACCTTTGCCTTCATTTATATGTGCCTGGATTTATGTAGTAATATTAAGACCTGCCGAAGTAGCTATTATTGTGATGACTTTTGCCGAATACGCTTTTCAACCCTTCACTACCGACTTACAATCCGATTACAAAGCAACTGCCATCAAATTGGGATCTTTGGCAGCTTTAt ttgttatgacatatatcaatataacaagtgtaaaactttttgtaaaagtacaaaatatatttggagTGTGCAAAGTATTTGCTTGCCTTATTGTAATAGGTGGAGGActgtatgaaattattaaag gcAACACTGAAAACTTGAACAAAGGTTTTGAGGGTAGTACAACGAGTCCAGGTGGAATAGCTCTCGCTTTGTATTCAGGATTATGGGCGTATGATGGTTGGAACAGCGTAACTGTGGTTACGGAAGAAATTATTAACCCTGGCGT AAATGTGCCTCTGAGTATATCCATCGCTGTACCACTTATTACTGGGCTGTACGTGTTTATGAACGTGGCGTATATGTCTGTGCTGTCGTACGCTGAAATGGTATCAGTGCCCGCGGTAGCTGTAGCGTTTGGAACCCGAGTGCTCGGTCCCGCCAGTTTTCTCATACCACTCGGTGTTGCCATAGCGACATTTGGTTGTGCTATGAGTGTCCAGTTTGGTGTTACCAG ggtATGCTACACAGCAGCGCGCGGAGGACATATGCTGGAAGTATTCTCATACGTCAATATGAAGCGACTGACACCAGCACCAGCTGTTGCATTCCAG GCTATTCttacatcaatatttattatggtTGGCAACATTAAAACCCTTATCGACTTTGCTAGTTGGTTCCTTTGGTTTTTCTATGGCTTGGCGATGGTCGCACTACTCGTTTTGAGAAAAACGCAGGCAGATAAGCCCAGGCCGTACAGAGTGCCAACAATTGTGCCTTGCTTCGTTTTGGTAGTGGCAATATTCCTGTCAGTGTTGCCTATCGTCCATGATccgtcaataaaatatttaatggctATTGGATTTATATTCATTGGTGTAATAGTCTACACTATGTTTGTCTATTACAAGAAAACACCCACGACTttattaa GAAAATTTACATTCCTAACTCAAATGCTTTTCGAAAGTGTGCCGCCTAGCAACCACGAagactga
- the LOC124538396 gene encoding b(0,+)-type amino acid transporter 1-like isoform X2, whose protein sequence is MASKEMEALEKSEKIKDNEASDMTGSNVKLQRELGLFSAVNLILGVMIGSGIFVSPATALEHSGSVALCLIVWTVSGIISLLGALSFAELGTVLGKSGAEYSYFQEAFGKTHKYWGPLPSFICAWIYVVILRPAEVAIIVMTFAEYAFQPFTTDLQSDYKATAIKLGSLAALFVMTYINITSVKLFVKVQNIFGVCKVFACLIVIGGGLYEIIKGNTENLNKGFEGSTTSPGGIALALYSGLWAYDGWNSVTVVTEEIINPGVNVPLSISIAVPLITGLYVFMNVAYMSVLSYAEMVSVPAVAVAFGTRVLGPASFLIPLGVAIATFGCAMSVQFGVTRVCYTAARGGHMLEVFSYVNMKRLTPAPAVAFQAILTSIFIMVGNIKTLIDFASWFLWFFYGLAMVALLVLRKTQADKPRPYRVPTIVPCFVLVVAIFLSVLPIVHDPSIKYLMAIGFIFIGVIVYTMFVYYKKTPTTLLRKFTFLTQMLFESVPPSNHED, encoded by the exons ATGGCCAGTAAAGAAATGGAGGCCTTAGAAAAAAGCGAAAAGATCAAAGACAATGAAGCGTCTGATATGACCGGAAGTAACGTCAAATTACAGCGGGAACTTGGGTTATTTTCTGCGGTTAACTTAATTCTTGGAGTTATGATCGGATCTGGTATATTTGTATCACCAGCAACAGCTTTAGAGCATTCGGGTTCCGTTGCTTTATGTCTGATAGTATGGACTGTTTCTggaattatatctttattag GAGCATTATCATTTGCGGAATTAGGCACAGTTCTTGGAAAATCCGGAGcagaatattcatattttcaagAAGCATTTGGAAAAACTCATAAATATTGGGGACCTTTGCCTTCATTTATATGTGCCTGGATTTATGTAGTAATATTAAGACCTGCCGAAGTAGCTATTATTGTGATGACTTTTGCCGAATACGCTTTTCAACCCTTCACTACCGACTTACAATCCGATTACAAAGCAACTGCCATCAAATTGGGATCTTTGGCAGCTTTAt ttgttatgacatatatcaatataacaagtgtaaaactttttgtaaaagtacaaaatatatttggagTGTGCAAAGTATTTGCTTGCCTTATTGTAATAGGTGGAGGActgtatgaaattattaaag gcAACACTGAAAACTTGAACAAAGGTTTTGAGGGTAGTACAACGAGTCCAGGTGGAATAGCTCTCGCTTTGTATTCAGGATTATGGGCGTATGATGGTTGGAACAGCGTAACTGTGGTTACGGAAGAAATTATTAACCCTGGCGT AAATGTGCCTCTGAGTATATCCATCGCTGTACCACTTATTACTGGGCTGTACGTGTTTATGAACGTGGCGTATATGTCTGTGCTGTCGTACGCTGAAATGGTATCAGTGCCCGCGGTAGCTGTAGCGTTTGGAACCCGAGTGCTCGGTCCCGCCAGTTTTCTCATACCACTCGGTGTTGCCATAGCGACATTTGGTTGTGCTATGAGTGTCCAGTTTGGTGTTACCAG ggtATGCTACACAGCAGCGCGCGGAGGACATATGCTGGAAGTATTCTCATACGTCAATATGAAGCGACTGACACCAGCACCAGCTGTTGCATTCCAG GCTATTCttacatcaatatttattatggtTGGCAACATTAAAACCCTTATCGACTTTGCTAGTTGGTTCCTTTGGTTTTTCTATGGCTTGGCGATGGTCGCACTACTCGTTTTGAGAAAAACGCAGGCAGATAAGCCCAGGCCGTACAGAGTGCCAACAATTGTGCCTTGCTTCGTTTTGGTAGTGGCAATATTCCTGTCAGTGTTGCCTATCGTCCATGATccgtcaataaaatatttaatggctATTGGATTTATATTCATTGGTGTAATAGTCTACACTATGTTTGTCTATTACAAGAAAACACCCACGACTttattaa GAAAATTTACATTCCTAACTCAAATGCTTTTCGAAAGTGTGCCGCCTAGCAACCACGAagactga
- the LOC124538397 gene encoding uncharacterized protein LOC124538397, whose product MSSKLNAETKENLSCEIKRLQERCLDICNIIENSPFDAAISVNNVGEKALSYVEGLRAEIQNSTTHIPIDENLIVTQFLAELKEKTEQVKEFTAFTRGTILDIDNEIRRLNDLTNTAKEALSRPRIIQREVRPEHLQKAKETFHILKTELHGLIQSLFPNASDAIVEVMGQLMQEKLNEESSGYVQITQENYRIIELLKDMNIVTTNPYNNMEVKIAY is encoded by the exons atgtcCAGTAAATTAAATGCGGAAACCAAGGAAAATTTATCGTGTGAAATCAAACGATTGCAAGAAAGATGTCTCGACATTTGTAACATCATTGAAAACTCTCCCTTCGACGCGGCAATATCCGTTAATAATGTAGGAGAAAAAGCTCTTAGCTATGTTGAAGGCTTACGAGCGGAGATACAAAATTCCACAACACACATACCGATTGACGAAAATTTAATAGTAACACAATTTCTTGCTGAACTTAAAGAAAAAACTGAACAAGTTAAGGAATTTACTGCATTCACGAGAGGAACTATTCTTGACATTGATAATGAGATACGAag GTTAAACGATTTGACGAATACAGCAAAAGAAGCTCTATCCCGACCTAGAATAATACAGAGGGAAGTCAGGCCAGAACACTTACAAAAAGCTAAAGAAACATTCCACATTTTGAAAACAGAACTTCATGGACTCATCCAATCATTATTCCCAAATGCAAGTGACGCTATCGTTGAAGTTATGGGG CAATTGATGCAAGAAAAGCTTAATGAAGAATCCAGTGGTTATGTTCAAATTACGCAAGAAAACTACCGGATTATAGAACTTTTAAAAGATATGAACATTGTGACAACTAACCCATATAATAACATGGAAGTCAAAATTGCCTATTGA